A genome region from Microtus ochrogaster isolate Prairie Vole_2 chromosome 1, MicOch1.0, whole genome shotgun sequence includes the following:
- the Twist1 gene encoding twist-related protein 1 codes for MMQDVSSSPVSPADDSLSNSEEEPDRQQPASGKRGARKRRSSRRSAGGSAGPGGATGGGVGGGDEPGSPAQGKRGKKSAGGGGGGGGSAGGGGGGSSSGGGSPQSYEELQTQRVMANVRERQRTQSLNEAFAALRKIIPTLPSDKLSKIQTLKLAARYIDFLYQVLQSDELDSKMASCSYVAHERLSYAFSVWRMEGAWSMSASH; via the coding sequence ATGATGCAGGACGTGTCCAGCTCGCCAGTCTCGCCGGCCGACGACAGCCTGAGCAACAGCGAGGAGGAGCCGGACCGGCAGCAGCCGGCGAGCGGCAAGCGCGGGGCTCGCAAGCGGCGCAGCAGCCGGCGCAGCGCGGGCGGTAGCGCGGGGCCCGGTGGGGCCACGGGCGGGGGCGTCGGAGGTGGCGACGAGCCGGGCAGCCCGGCCCAGGGCAAGCGCGGCAAGAAGTctgcgggcggtggtggcggcggcggagGCAGCGCGGGCGGCGGTGGAGGCGGCAGCAGCAGCGGAGGCGGGAGCCCGCAGTCGTACGAGGAGCTGCAGACGCAGCGGGTCATGGCCAACGTGCGGGAGCGCCAGCGCACGCAGTCGCTGAACGAGGCGTTCGCCGCGCTGCGCAAGATCATCCCCACGCTGCCCTCGGACAAGCTGAGCAAGATTCAGACCCTCAAACTGGCGGCCAGGTACATCGACTTCCTGTACCAGGTCCTGCAGAGCGACGAGCTGGACTCCAAGATGGCAAGCTGCAGCTATGTGGCCCACGAGAGGCTCAGCTACGCATTCTCGGTCTGGAGGATGGAGGGGGCCTGGTCCATGTCTGCGTCCCACTAG